From Thermofilaceae archaeon, one genomic window encodes:
- the rpsJ gene encoding 30S ribosomal protein S10, which translates to MPRIVRIKLSSTSVEDLNSVCEEIKNIAKKTGVRMRGPIPLPTKRLLVTVRKAPSGQGYHTFDHWEMRIHKRVIDMDADERAMRQLMRIRVPKTVRVEIEIK; encoded by the coding sequence ATGCCTCGCATCGTACGCATTAAACTCTCCAGTACCTCTGTCGAAGACCTTAACTCTGTCTGTGAGGAGATAAAGAATATCGCTAAGAAGACCGGCGTTCGAATGCGGGGACCTATACCACTCCCCACGAAGCGGCTGCTAGTCACTGTGCGTAAAGCCCCCAGCGGTCAGGGTTACCACACTTTCGATCATTGGGAAATGAGGATTCACAAGAGGGTGATCGACATGGACGCTGACGAGCGAGCAATGAGGCAATTAATGAGGATCCGCGTGCCAAAGAC